CGGAAATAGGATCACTAATGGTCAGCTTCAAGGATTGGGTCCCTAGCTGTGGCGGAGAATGGGAATCGCCCCCTTGAAGGAAGGTGATAATTTTCCACATAATCAGAACAATCTCGGCAAATCGATCTCCGGTCGGTTTCTCCAAAATATAGGTGCCATTCACCATGGTTAGCCGCTCAACCATCCGCATATGTCCAATTCGGAGACTCGCCTCTTGGGCTAACCAATCCGCCATCCCCCGTTCAACAGGAGTCAGCTGATCCAAGTCTTGCCGATAAATGCGATCAAAACTCGCCTGCTCTAGACGCCGACAACGATCCACGATCTCTCCTTTAGCCGTGAGACCAAAGTAGGATTCAGCAGCTTGCAGTGCGATATCTAATTGCTGTTTCAGTTGAAAGGCAAGTTTGGCATTGCGATCAGAGGGGTCATAGGGCACCGGCTCTATCTCTGGACGAGACAAATGGTAGTACTTGCTATAGAACCGATCCATTTCTACCAGAAGACACTCACCCAAGCGCAGCACTCGACCATATAAAACATCTTTTTCAGGATCTTTGAGGAGGCCTGGCGGAGACACTTCAGCTGGCAATTCCATTTGAGCTTCCAGCTGATCCAGTAACTCTTTGATGGCTTGCCAAGGAGGAGAAACATAGCGATACCGAATCCGTAACGGCACAATGTAGACTGATTCCGACCGATTCGCTTTCTGCAAGTCTTCGATACACCAAAAGCCCATTTGGGCGACACCCGGCTCTAACGGACTCACCAACTCATTATGTTCATTGGTGCCTCCTTCTGGTGCGATGGCAATGGGATAAGGGCTATTGGCAAAGATTTCACGAGCTGCCCGCAAGCCCATCCGATCCGCTTTCCCCCTAAGAATCGGTGTCCCCCCCAATCTGGGGAATAACCAAGATACAAATTCCCCTGCCCATAGGGGAATACCGCGGTCGTACATAAAGTGGCTGTAGGTAGGCCGCTTAAAGCGAATCCCTGTTTTGCGCGCTTCCTTGGGAACTAGCCGCCACAGCATATAAGACATGGCAAAGGGATCTTTGGTACTAGGATGCCGGAAGGCCATCAAGAACCGAGTATTACCGGCCTGAAACTCCTGGTACAGCTTGACTAAAACCTTTAAGTTTTCGGCTTCAACGGACGTAACAGAGAGCTTCCAGGGCATCCAGGCCGGTAACAGAAAACGGACGGTTTCTATCACCCAAGGCGTGAGACGTTGCGGAATAAATGCTAGAGGCGGTTGAGCTTTAGAAACGAACTTGGGCAAGGATAGCAGCTCCCTATTCAGGTTTGATTGATCACGCTACCCTAAGAGAATAGCTTGTTTATCTTGGACTGCAAGACTGACTTTATGGCCGAAACACCCCTACAGCGACCCACTACAACCGTTGTCTTGGCGATGAGTGCAGACGGCAAAATTGCCGATGCCCAACATTCTCCCCCTGAGTTTGGGTCTGCTGAAGATTATGCCCATTTAGAGCGACAGGTTGCGGCGGCTGATGGCATACTTTTTGGATCGGCCACCCTCAAAGCGGGGGAAACCGCTATGCGAGTGGTGACCCAAGATCTCATTAATGCTCGATTAGATCGGGGCCAGCCTGAACAACCAGCCCAAATTGTCTGTACGCGTTCGGGGGATTTAGACCCCAACCTCAGATTCTTCCAACAAGCCGTTCCCCATTGGCTAGTCACCACCCAAGCGGGTGGGCAGTCCTGGCAAGAAAAATCCCATTTCGAGCAAATTTTCACTTATGAAACAGCTACCCAATCCATCGATTGGGCTCAGGCACTTGCAGCAATGGCCGCATTAGGAATTCGCAACATAGCAGTCCTTGGAGGAGGCCAAATTGTGGCAGCCCTGTTAGCAGAAGATTTAATTGATGAGCTTCACCTAACTGTTTGCCCGATCTTGCTTGGGGGGAAATCAACCCCCACCCCTGTCGCTGGCAAAGGCTGGCTACAACAAGATGCACCTTGGCTAGAGCTGCTTTCCGTTAAGCAAGTTGAGAACGAGTTATTTTTGCACTATCGTCGCCGTCGTTAGCAAGCATTGACTAGAGCAATACTCTTAGTCTGGGTTTGCTAACTGCTATTACTCT
The Acaryochloris marina S15 genome window above contains:
- a CDS encoding 1-acyl-sn-glycerol-3-phosphate acyltransferase, with protein sequence MPKFVSKAQPPLAFIPQRLTPWVIETVRFLLPAWMPWKLSVTSVEAENLKVLVKLYQEFQAGNTRFLMAFRHPSTKDPFAMSYMLWRLVPKEARKTGIRFKRPTYSHFMYDRGIPLWAGEFVSWLFPRLGGTPILRGKADRMGLRAAREIFANSPYPIAIAPEGGTNEHNELVSPLEPGVAQMGFWCIEDLQKANRSESVYIVPLRIRYRYVSPPWQAIKELLDQLEAQMELPAEVSPPGLLKDPEKDVLYGRVLRLGECLLVEMDRFYSKYYHLSRPEIEPVPYDPSDRNAKLAFQLKQQLDIALQAAESYFGLTAKGEIVDRCRRLEQASFDRIYRQDLDQLTPVERGMADWLAQEASLRIGHMRMVERLTMVNGTYILEKPTGDRFAEIVLIMWKIITFLQGGDSHSPPQLGTQSLKLTISDPISVTDRWPTYSANRKGARKAVDELTQSIQTALEDLNVIEP
- a CDS encoding RibD family protein; this translates as MAETPLQRPTTTVVLAMSADGKIADAQHSPPEFGSAEDYAHLERQVAAADGILFGSATLKAGETAMRVVTQDLINARLDRGQPEQPAQIVCTRSGDLDPNLRFFQQAVPHWLVTTQAGGQSWQEKSHFEQIFTYETATQSIDWAQALAAMAALGIRNIAVLGGGQIVAALLAEDLIDELHLTVCPILLGGKSTPTPVAGKGWLQQDAPWLELLSVKQVENELFLHYRRRR